A window from Trueperaceae bacterium encodes these proteins:
- a CDS encoding DeoR family transcriptional regulator, producing the protein MKERRARVLELVAEAYIATAHPVASSHIAAQLEVSPATVRYDFGSLEDAGLLQQPHTSAGRIPTVLGFRTYAAGFLPPKPLAAPQRARLDERLKGAVGDDLFNLASRLAAELSGYAVTLRLPADATMNILEIHLSPLSASRMLAVVVLENGLVRQLGVTVDPIPTDDVIDDAERNLRQLSQPVGEVPAALLDIAKRAGAELSRTLQALAAAWSDLHPPRVFREGIGRLLAEPEGADPAFVRSALEQLEEDAPATDDASLTLELDDRVARLCAAFALGRTTGQLTLVGPARMRYGEAFSVAQGLARALERPHAHGAVSG; encoded by the coding sequence ATGAAGGAGCGGCGCGCGAGGGTCCTCGAGCTCGTGGCGGAAGCCTACATCGCCACGGCGCACCCCGTCGCGTCGTCTCACATCGCCGCGCAGCTCGAGGTCAGTCCCGCCACCGTGCGCTACGACTTCGGCTCCCTCGAAGACGCCGGGCTGTTGCAGCAGCCGCACACCTCCGCCGGCCGCATCCCCACCGTGCTCGGTTTCAGGACGTACGCCGCCGGCTTCCTTCCCCCCAAGCCGCTGGCGGCCCCGCAGCGGGCGCGCCTCGACGAGCGGTTGAAGGGCGCAGTGGGCGACGACCTCTTCAACCTCGCCTCCCGCTTGGCGGCCGAGTTGTCCGGTTACGCCGTCACGCTGCGGCTACCCGCCGACGCCACCATGAACATCCTCGAGATCCACCTCTCGCCCCTCAGCGCCAGCCGGATGTTGGCCGTGGTGGTGCTCGAGAACGGCCTCGTGCGCCAGCTCGGGGTGACCGTCGACCCCATCCCGACCGACGACGTCATCGACGACGCGGAGCGGAACCTGCGTCAGCTGTCGCAACCGGTCGGAGAGGTGCCGGCCGCCCTCCTGGACATCGCCAAGCGCGCGGGGGCGGAGCTGAGCCGGACGTTGCAGGCGCTCGCGGCGGCGTGGAGCGATCTCCACCCCCCGCGCGTGTTCCGGGAGGGCATCGGGCGTCTCCTGGCGGAGCCGGAGGGGGCGGACCCGGCCTTCGTGCGCTCCGCGCTCGAGCAGCTGGAGGAGGACGCCCCGGCCACCGACGACGCCAGCCTCACCCTGGAACTCGACGACCGGGTGGCGCGGCTCTGCGCCGCTTTCGCCCTCGGCCGGACGACGGGGCAGCTGACGCTGGTCGGACCGGCCCGCATGCGTTACGGCGAAGCCTTCTCGGTGGCCCAGGGGCTGGCGCGCGCGCTCGAGCGACCGCACGCCCACGGGGCGGTCAGCGGCTGA
- a CDS encoding EVE domain-containing protein, with product MGVTTSPAARTWLVKSEPDCYPYRALVADGRTAWDGVRNYQARNYMRDAMREGDLVLFYHSSTALPAVVGLARVASGAYPDPTQFDPHGEYYDPKATPDEPRWFLVDLEPVRELARPVTLAEMRGDPGLEGMQLLARGNRLSVMPVEERHFRRVLELAAGA from the coding sequence ATGGGAGTGACGACCTCGCCTGCGGCGCGCACCTGGTTGGTGAAGTCCGAACCGGACTGCTACCCGTACCGCGCCCTCGTGGCCGACGGCCGCACCGCCTGGGACGGCGTGCGGAACTACCAGGCGCGCAACTACATGCGCGACGCCATGCGCGAGGGCGACCTCGTCCTCTTCTACCACTCGAGCACCGCGCTGCCCGCCGTCGTCGGCCTCGCGCGGGTGGCGAGCGGCGCCTACCCCGACCCGACCCAGTTCGATCCGCACGGCGAGTACTACGACCCCAAGGCGACGCCCGACGAGCCGCGCTGGTTCCTCGTCGACCTCGAACCGGTGCGCGAGCTCGCCCGCCCCGTGACGCTGGCGGAGATGCGCGGCGACCCCGGCCTCGAGGGGATGCAGCTCCTGGCACGCGGCAACCGCCTCAGCGTCATGCCGGTCGAGGAGCGCCACTTCCGGCGGGTGCTGGAGCTCGCGGCCGGCGCCTGA
- the guaA gene encoding glutamine-hydrolyzing GMP synthase, translating to MPKSIVVIDYGSQFSRLITRRLRELNVHSVILPAASSVERILSQRPAALVLSGGPNSVTDPGAPGIAPGLLELGLPVLGICYGMQLLARELGGSVGGGSAREYGKAVLRERRGSLFDGIDGEFVAWMSHGDAVTALPPGFTAQATTEHGVVAAMADASRGLYGLQFHPEVNHTPRGMAVLERFVDLAGVPRDWTAANIVEAAVADVRARVGDERVLLGISGGVDSTTLGLLLNRAIGDRLVAVFVDHGLLRQGEAREVAAALRDLGVDLTVVDAADRFVTALAGVTDPEAKRKTIGREFIEVFTAEARRSQAGGGPIRFLAQGTLYPDVIESAGVPGAANIKSHHNVGGLPADLGFELVEPFRDLFKDEVREVAAQLGLDPVLRERHPFPGPGLAVRIIGEVTPARLDALRRVDHVFISALREFGLYGATWQAFAVLTDLRSVGVMGDGRTYGHTVALRAVSSVDGMTADWTRLPHEFLATVANRVVNEVPEVNRVVYDITSKPPATIEWE from the coding sequence GTGCCCAAGAGCATCGTCGTGATCGATTACGGCTCGCAGTTCAGCCGCCTGATCACTCGTCGCCTTCGCGAACTCAACGTCCACTCGGTCATCCTGCCCGCCGCCTCGTCGGTGGAGCGGATCCTGTCTCAACGGCCGGCGGCGCTGGTGCTGTCGGGGGGGCCCAACAGCGTCACCGACCCGGGTGCCCCCGGCATCGCCCCAGGCCTGTTGGAGCTCGGCCTGCCGGTGCTGGGGATCTGTTACGGGATGCAGCTCCTGGCGCGCGAGCTCGGCGGCTCCGTCGGTGGCGGGAGCGCCCGCGAGTACGGCAAGGCGGTGCTGCGCGAGCGCCGCGGTTCCCTCTTCGACGGCATCGACGGTGAGTTCGTCGCCTGGATGAGTCACGGCGACGCCGTGACCGCCCTGCCCCCCGGCTTCACGGCTCAGGCGACGACGGAGCATGGCGTCGTGGCGGCGATGGCAGACGCCTCACGCGGGCTCTACGGGCTGCAGTTCCACCCCGAGGTCAACCACACGCCGCGCGGCATGGCGGTGCTGGAGCGCTTCGTCGACCTGGCGGGCGTCCCACGCGACTGGACCGCCGCCAACATCGTCGAGGCCGCGGTCGCCGACGTGCGCGCCAGGGTGGGCGACGAGCGGGTGCTGCTCGGCATCTCCGGCGGCGTCGACTCCACCACGCTCGGGCTGCTCCTTAACCGCGCGATCGGCGACAGGCTCGTGGCCGTGTTCGTCGACCACGGCCTCCTCCGCCAGGGCGAGGCGCGCGAGGTCGCTGCCGCCCTGCGCGACCTGGGGGTCGACCTCACGGTCGTCGACGCCGCCGACCGCTTCGTCACGGCGCTGGCGGGCGTGACCGACCCCGAGGCGAAGCGCAAGACGATCGGCCGCGAGTTCATCGAGGTCTTCACGGCCGAGGCGCGGCGCTCCCAGGCGGGCGGCGGCCCCATCCGCTTCCTGGCGCAAGGCACGCTCTACCCGGACGTCATCGAGTCCGCCGGCGTGCCGGGGGCGGCGAACATCAAGTCCCACCACAACGTCGGCGGCCTGCCGGCCGACCTGGGGTTCGAGCTGGTGGAGCCGTTCAGGGACCTCTTCAAGGACGAGGTCCGCGAGGTCGCGGCGCAGCTCGGGCTCGACCCGGTGCTGCGGGAGCGCCACCCCTTCCCCGGCCCCGGCCTGGCGGTGCGGATCATCGGCGAGGTCACCCCGGCCCGCCTCGACGCGCTCAGGCGGGTGGACCACGTCTTCATCTCCGCTTTGCGCGAGTTCGGCCTGTACGGCGCCACCTGGCAGGCGTTCGCGGTCCTCACGGACCTGCGCTCCGTCGGGGTCATGGGCGACGGTCGCACCTACGGCCACACGGTGGCGCTGCGCGCCGTGTCGAGCGTCGACGGCATGACCGCCGACTGGACGCGCCTGCCGCACGAGTTCCTCGCCACGGTCGCCAACCGGGTCGTGAACGAGGTGCCCGAGGTCAACCGCGTGGTCTACGACATCACGAGCAAGCCGCCGGCGACGATCGAATGGGAGTGA